Within the Kluyveromyces lactis strain NRRL Y-1140 chromosome A complete sequence genome, the region TGTCACCATCTGTATCATTTGTCCTAGCTATTTCATCCCTGGCAAGGAACATTCATGAACTACATTGGACTACGGAATTGTGCAAGAGCTGTTTCCAGCAGAGTTTCCATTCCATCAAGAGGTATTAAGAGTCATATTTTAACAAGTTATAGAGCCATGTCCTTAGACGCATCCAAGGTTAAAATCACCAAGGTCGAAACCCCATCGAAGCCACGTCCAAACGATGAGTTGGTTTTCGGTCAAACTTTCACTGACCATATGTTAACCATCGAATGGACAGCTGAAAACGGTTGGGGTGTCCCAGAGATTAAACCATACGGGAACTTGTCGTTAGATCCATCCTCGTGTGTGTTCCACTATGCTTTCGAATTGTTCGAAGGTTTGAAGGCGTACAGAACCCCAGACAACAAGATCAGCATGTTCCGTGCTGATAAGAATATGGAACGTATGAACAAGTCAGCAGCCAGAATCTGTTTGCCATCTTTTAATTCGGATGAGTTGATCAAGTTGATCGGTAAGTTGATCGAACAAGACAAGCATTTGGTGCCTCAAGGTCAAGGTTACTCCTTGTACATCAGACCTACAATGATTGGTACTACTAACGGATTGGGTGTTGGTACTCCAGACAGAGCTTTGTTGTATGTGATCACATCTCCAGTGGGACCATATTACAAGACTGGGTTCAAAGCCGTGAGATTGGAAGCTACGGATTATGCTACTAGAGCTTGGCCAGGTGGTGTTGGTGACAAGAAGCTTGGTGCCAACTACGCACCATGTATCTTGCCTCAATTGCAAGCTGCTGAACGTGGTTACCAACAAAACTTGTGGTTGTTCGGTCCAGAAAAGAACATCACTGAAGTCGGTACTATGAACGTCTTCTTCGTGTTCAAGGACTCCAAGACCGGCAAGAAGGAATTGGTTACTGCTCCATTGGACGGTACCATTTTGGAAGGTGTCACTAGAGACTCTATTCTACAATTGGCCAGAGAAAACTTGAACTCTGACGAGTGGATCGTCTCTGAACGTTACTACACTATCACCgaagtggaagaaagaGCTGCCAAGGGCGAATTGGTCGAAGCGTTCGGTTCCGGTACCGCTGCTGTCGTGTCTCCAATCAAGGAAATCGGCTGGAACGGTCACGATATCCAAGTGCCATTGTTGCCTGGTGAACAATGTGGTCCATTGACCAAGCAAGTGGCTGAATGGATTGCCGATATCCAATATGGCAGAAAAGAACACAAGGGATGGTCCCGTATCGTTGCTGACTTGAACTAAATAACCTAAATACAACCTACCGTGATTATGTGTCACTAGCAACTATGTAGCACGGATCAGGTAGCTCAAATAGTTTCTCTATTCCCTCTTATAAACTGTTCTCTCTTTAAAGCTTCATTATTTCCTTATCTATAGTCATTATTTTAAAGgaaaagctttgaaatGAATCATCATTTCTTCTACAATACCAATAAGACAAAGGGTAAAGTGGTAAAGACCGTGTCCTGTATTCAGCCATTGATTATTGCCTTGCTCCTGATGGTATTGTTGAATAAATGGTTGGTACTATagagatgaagaaagttgCTAGGTCTTATATGGGATGTCAGAAGTGTAagagtttgaagaagaaatgtgATGAGGTGAAACCCCATTGCGGGTACTGTAAGAAGCGAGGCTTCCAATGTGATTATTCGCGTACATTGAAATGGGGCGGTCGTCCGTTTAAGGATAATAGGGTTTccaagaagatgaagtttGAGCATACTTATGTTGTCGAGGGAATATGTGCGGTGGATTTGAACGCTGCCACTGGGAAACAGGCCACCAAAgtcaagaagaacaagaagatgataacCAAGAAAACTGTGGTGGTAAAGGAGGAGGAACCAGTTCAGGAGAAGCAGCTACAAGAGCTGGTGCAGGAGCTGGAGAAACCGCCTTTATCGGAGCCTGTGATTGAGATAGAGAGAGTGGAGGAAGAGGGTAATTCTCCACAGCGGGTCAATATGGCTCTTGTTTCGTCCACACCACTGTCTCCTCTTTCTCTGTCTCTGTTCGATGGGTCCAAGGATGAATTGGACGATAGTATCGCCGGCAGCCAGCGGATCGGTGGTTTTCACaacgatgatgacgatCTTGTGCAAAGCCTAGATCTTGAATTCTTTATGCCTTCTATTTCACTTCCAAGCTTGATGATTCCTGATCTCCTACTGCAGTCACCAGAGATGGCAGAATcgtttgatttctttgtgAACCAGACTTCAAAATTGTTGGTTCCTGCCCCAAGCTCAATTTATACCCGTAAcccattcttcaatttcttacCCCGCATGGCTATGAGTAACACCGCATTAATGAACTTGTTGTTGGTGTTTGGAGCCAACCATAAGCATAAGATTCTACAATACCAGGAGTTATCAAATGGAGATTCCTCTTTGGTGGCTAATGACTTGTTGATTAATACTTTCACCAACCTTATGGGTCAGTTAACcaattttgattcaagaaatagTGATTCAACCTTGGCTACCATTCTATTGTTAGCTGCTTTCGACATCTTCTTTGGTgataagaaacaaaaatggAGAACGCATGTTTATGGCGCAAGGAAAATCATGAAGGAAAGGATTTCTAACGATACAGGATCAGTAATGTTGTCTAATAACAGTGCAGATGTGGAACAAGAGTATTTCCTTTTAAGATGGTTTGCTTATACTGACATCATTTCGTCTTTATCTTCAACGAATTCAATTAACAATATTCATAAACTTACCACTTTGCGGTACGAAATGGAAACCACTATTAAGGACAGCTTGAtgcagaagatgatgttaTTAAAAGATATCGAGTACTTCACAGGAATGGAAGTAATATGCCTATGGTTGTTAGCTGAGATTTCTCGTCTGGTTAACGAGAAAGAAACTGCTACTAACAATATATTCCCACAGGATCTTATTTTGAGAGCTTTGGAACTCGATCATAAGATGGTTTCATATTTAAAGGCCAGCGAATTGAAGAGAAACGAGATATTTCAGTCATATTATCTTTCCAAGACTGACGCAATCACAACGGAAAGCTATGGTGCGTATAGAATTCTTCGGGCCACGAACCAGATATTTTCCCTTACAGGTGTGTTACAGTTGAAACGTAGAGTGTTGGGTCTCCCTCCGTCTAGTCCAATAGTGATAGAACTAGTGAAAAATATCACTGAATTGATAGAAACATGGATTGAGTTTGGCTCTTCTGCTGAGACATGtattatattttgtattttcAGTTGTGGATGTGAATTGATGGCTCCTGAATTACATCACTATAGGCCATTGTATCTGCAGCATCTGCTCTCCTTGATTCAAAAGGGTGTATCAAGTGCTGAACAGGCTAGAAATATCGTGGAAGAATGCTGGTCATCAAATAAACAATGGTGGGATATCTTCAAGGAAAAGAGTTTAGATGTTACGTTTGCACTTTGATATCACGAAGGTAAGATGGGTCGGTTTCAACCAATAAGAGGTCCGACCAAGATAGTGAACGCCAAGATTTATGGTTTTCTTATAATGATTAATAACTTTCTCTCGTCCGCCTTACCTGAAACCAATGAAATGTCTTAATTCACCGATAACTTGATAATATAGCAAAACAATATAATCATTACTATTCAGCCAATGACTACAGCAGCTCTAAACAATGAGGAAATTATATATgtccttcttttcacttcTGCATCAGGTTTCAATTAGATGAGCTAATTGTCTGAGAAAAAGTTCTTATGCACCGCCTCATAGTAAATATATCATTCTAAACAGTTTAAATTCTTTTTATAAGCTTCATTGGATCTGTATTAGCGATACTAGGTATGCCATCTAAGATTATTGAGTTGAATCATCATAGAATGTGAAAGTTGCATTGGAGTTACGTACTTTTAAGATACCATGTTATTTTGAGAATTGACACTTGTACTTTAAGTTACTCTGTAACGCTATTTGGAAGCTGGATTCCTGAAATGGTGTTGCCTGAATATATGACTCTCCAGTATCAGTGAACTTAAGGCAGTATTACACAGGCATTAATTTTAATCATATTACAATTTTGTCACTAAGTGGAAATAGAACATGTCTTCAAAGGTAACAAATTCAGGTTCTCCCAACTGGACAACAGGACAATCTCTGTCCAGAATGCAATGTAAATTTCCAAGGTGTGAGTTCAATTCCTCCACTTCAGAATCTTTTAGCTCTTCATTGATGTAGGCCAATGTGATATGAAACTTTATAGAATCATGAGATGGATCTTCAAGACCAGTCAATGCAGAGATGGAATCCCTGAGCTGTTTGATGGCTGTCTCTTGGGAAGTATTCGATGGTTTTACAATTACATTAATGGACCGAGGCTTACTCGAAGGCAGTTCGTCTTTCGGTGGTATATGGACCTTCAGTTCAACACCGCTTGGATTAGTTCCCTGGTCTCTAAAATTGGcatctttgaacaattgtgCAAGATGGTTATGACACTCTGAAATGCTTGCATCAGCACCAAGCCCCGTAGGCCAATGACCGACTGACCTATCGTGTTCGTGGCAGCAATTCATGATTGTAACATGGTAACTGGAAGGTGGAAGCAGGGTGATCTTGTCATAGAACGATAGTCGTTTAGCGAACCTGTAAAAGTCCAATAACCtattaaagaaatcagTCTGCTGCGGTATATGGCAAATTATAGTGTTACCATGGAACGTTTTGACCACTCCATTATCGTCAAACTTGAAACTCATGCCTCAATGGGTTGCTAGACTAAAGCGTGCTTCGTCTTTTCTAGATATGACAACGTTAAGGAAATGTTGAGTTTTAAGGTTCTATTGTCCGAAATATTATTATCTGACCTATACAGAAGAGGATAATGGACGTGATATACTGGCACTTAGTTATGGTTACTCAAGATCCGTGTATAATCCGTCTGCAGAATActctgatgatgatgtaTTTATATTTTCTTCGAACGAGTATTTTAGCAAAGATTCcggtatatatatatgataCTCATCGTAGTGTTCTAGTAGTTCCAGGCTGgattgaaaagaaggatacCCACTACAGCTGCTATCCTGGCATTGCAAGTTATCCCAATGTGGAGGGGTTTGTAACGGTGGGTTCTGGTCGAGAATTTCGTGGATAAGGTGTAGTTCTAATACATGTTCGTTCAATGCCTCTTTTGAGGGAGCATTAAATGGACAGCCGTAATATCCACATTGGTAAGTCGAAGTGTCGTCTTGATTCTGCGTATGCGTCTGCTGATGTCTCTGAAACTGCTGTTTAGTGGCAAATCCCTTACCGCACACACTACAGTTGTATGGTTTGACCTTGGAATGGCTGAGCATATGTACTCTTAGATGTGAGGGCCTTAGAAACGCTTTATCACATCCAGGTTCAGGACAATGGAACGGTTTCTCATTTGTATGAGACCTTACGTGCTGTCGAAGCAAGCAGGGCCTCGAGTATTTCTTACCACATGATTCTATGGGACAGACGTATCGTTTGGGTCTTTTCTCCATGATGATTTTGGTGTTCTTGGGGATTCTTGTTGGCACTTTACCATCTTATTAATAAAGTTACATCGCcctatatatatatactcTAAATCAAAAAACCATTCTGAAAAGGAATGTAGCAGGACCAGAAACTATCATCACTGTGCAGCTCTCAGTCTCTCCATTAACTGAAATTTTGTGCTTAGTTGTCTCTAtgctttcttcttcatcgcGCAAGGTTTAATCAATTATAAACTTATAAAGCTATATTGTCATGGAGGAATGTATTAATGTCATGGGCAATATCCTGGACGTGAGTTTCCAAAGCAAAGTGTCCAGAGTCCAAAAGGGTCAACTTGAATTTTTGGGCATGTTTGCCAAAAGCCTCGGCTCCTTCTGGAGTAAAGATGTAATCGTTTTTACCCCAAGCTGCCAAGACAGGTATCCGATGAGCTTTTAAAAACTCGTGAATTGCAGGATAAATGGTCAAATTGTTCTGGTAATCGTGAAAcaacttcaattgaatGTCAGTTTGGCCTGGCCTTTGTAACAAAGCAAAATCAAGGGTATATGCAGCTGGTTCTATAGCTGTTTTGTCCTTAACACCAATGAAATATTGGTCATCGACATTCTTTCTATCAGCTATAAACTGAGAAAGTGGCTTAACAAATACTGGATCAGTTTGGGTAGTCTGCCAGtactttttgataaaacCCCAGAATTCATCTCCAAGTGCCTCTTCGTATGCGTTGCCGTTCTGAGTAACAATACCTGTGATGGAAGAGGGATCCTTCAACGCTAAACGGAATCCGACTGGAGACCCATAATCAAAGACGTAGATGGCAAACCTAGTAACATTgatctctttcaaaaactctCTGACCGTGGCAGCCAAGTTATCGAAGGAGTAATGGTAGTCTTCTGGAACTTCTGTGAATCCGAACCCTGGGAGATCAGGTGCAATGACATGAAATTTATCAGAAATCAATGGGATCAAGTGACGAAACATAGTTGAAGAAGTGGGATATCCATGCAACAAGACAATTGATGGATTAGATTTATCACCTGCTTCCCTATACCAAACCTTGGTGTTGTTTGAAAGGGTTGCTGTGTGGAATGTCTGGATACGAGAGTCGGTCATTCTTAGTAATACCTTAAATTGGGATTAGTTGCTCTGCTGATGATAGTAGGTGTCAAGGACCGGTAGTAATTATGTGATGGCAATTACCCAATTTTACCGTGTGTCATCGGAATGGTCCCACAGTTCTTTGTTGTTCcttttatatatttaaaCCTTGTAAGCACTTTTCATTGTTCTACCTAATCTTTGATAAGAGCCCATTACCGGGATCCtatcaatgaaatgttACTGGGACATGTTCAACATCAATACTAGGGGAAAAGACAACGTAGCAAGTAGTAAATCCTGCAGTTCTACTGTAAAGAGTGGAGCTTATTCAGAAGTCTGTCTAAATGACTGATGTCTTTGGGGTCTCCAAACATCAGTATTTCTTGTAACAGTGTGCACGGTATCCTTAATGAGTTGCTGTATAGCTTCTCCATCTACCAAGTAAATACAGGATTCGCAGGTAGATAGATTCAAACGCCATACTGTGTAGAAATAGACCTTAATTGAGGTTAAGTTGACATAGAATTGATTCGCTCTCGAGTGTGACATTTCATGCATATCATAAACCCTTCACTCTGTTCGTCCAATCAAGGGTCCAGATGGCCATAATTTTGAATACAGTAAAAGTCCCGATACCATTGAAGATTCCAGTAATCATTCCCCAGGTTGCACTGAAATTACAAATACCAGTCTCGTTCGTTAGTTTATGTTTTGTAGCTGCTTTTGACGACTTCAAAAGTCATTTTATTCTGCATGTTTGAGTCTCTTAAGTTGGAATTGAATTAAAATGTTGTAGACTACgatcaattcatcaagtCAGGATTTTAAGGCAGCTGGGACTGGAATCAAGAGCAGTACTTAAACACTTATTCAACTTCTATAATAGACATTTACTGGCTGTCGAAAAGAAAGTACCCGACCTATAGCAATGGATCTGCCCTTATTGTCAGATCCATCCATTAAAAGGATTCAGTTGTTCCAAGGTGTCAGAAACCAACTAGTGAGGCTTTTCCAGCACAATGAAAGGTAGTAGCGCAGCATCATAGAAACTACATGGTAAACTGCTAATAACCACTCGCTGATGGTATCAAGAAGTCAATTtagttttgataaaattCGTTTTAGAACTGTTGTTAAATATAAATTAAAACTGCATAACATAAGCTTTTAACATAAGAGGAACTCAAAAACAAAGCAGGCGACCAATAAGGTCGGGAGCCATATACAGTCCTTTCCTGTTTGGAAACCTGCAAGGGCCGTAGAAGAAGTTGGGGGTATTTAAAATAGTCTGTGAGTTTTGTTAATGTTTGAGATCACACTTCAAACATGTTCACAATAATTGATGGAAACACACAATTGGAATCAAAAGGGTATCGATCAATCAACGTAGAATTGGTTCACCTTCAAACTCTCGATTTCATAAACATCGTCAACACCTGACTTCACAATAATGGAGCCGATGTTGTTACCTgtggagaagaagaaagtgTTAGTGGAAGTGACAGTACCGTTATTGAAGTAAAGTTCGATAATGTTTCTGTCAACGATACCATAAACATCGAAGGTGCTAGAATTACTAGAAGGTGGATTGCTAACTGAGAGTCTTTGAGTGAAGAATGGGTTCTCTTGAACGAATGGGATGTTGGAATGACCACGgtccaagaagaattgcTTGGAATTAGCTTCGTAGCCTAATCTCAAGTATTCGTCGCTGTCCTTGTCACCTTGGAAGTATAAGGATAAATCGGTGAAGACCCAGTTATGGATTCCAGTGAAATTGACGGAATACTCAAGAGAGAATTCGAATACACCGGTAGGGTCTTCAAACTCAAGCACTTCGTGAGATGAAGAGTTCAACGTCAAGTTTTCAAGGGTGTATGAAGTACCGTTCTTTCTCAGACTAGTGAAGTCAAGCACAGGTTGACTGTTCAATACCAACGCAGTTGTGTTTGAATTAATATTGTATTCAGTAATGGTGAAGTTCCTGACCAAACTCATAGATGAACGCCATGGGTCGGTAGGTACTTGGTTAGCGTATTGCCAATTAGAAGCCCAAGCAATACCCAAGACGTCTACTTCATTTGGAgtattgaagaaggtttGTAGAGCATAATAATCTTTACCCAAGTCAAGGAATCTAGTTTGCTTGTCGAGTGGTTCGAAGTGAGTACCGTTGAAGTCACCGATGAAGTATTCAGTACCAGAACCACCCAAGATAGAGCCAGGGTTAAAGGAAACAATCATGACCCATGCGTACCCgacttcttccaattgagAAGTTTCGTCAACTAATGTAGAATTTGACAAAGTAATGTTCAATGGGACAGAAGAGGCATTCCATGCTATAGAAGAGGAGTTGGAGAATGATACGGTGCTGTTTGGATGTAATGGACCGGAAGAAGTAATGTTAGAACCTGGAGCACTGGCATAAGTGGTATTCTTAACGTATGGAACCTTAACAAGACCTGGACATTCGTAATTGTAACCCAAGTACCCTTCACGAGAGAAGTTAGATTCTAGGGTCcagttcttcaaatctggAGAAGAGTAAATCAAGACAGAGAAACGGTCAGCTTCGGCGACTGTCATAACCCAATTACCCTCGGATTCAGAATCTTCACCTTGGTACCAGAACACCTTAGGGTCTCTGAAGGCATCAGAATCGATATCCAACACTGGGTTGTCAGAGTATTCAGTAAACGTGTAACCACCATCATGGGAATAACTCAATTGTTGAGTCTCACTGCCGCTGTAGTCCAAAGTCCAAATAGCAACCACTCTTTGTCTTGGATCCGTAGAGCTGTTGAAGAACCCGGAAGTGTTGTTGTAATCAATGACCATACTACCAGAGAAGGCACCAGCAGTTTCGAATTCTGGTCCAAATGCAACACCTTGCTCATCCCAAACGGTCAAATCCTTGGAGACAGCATGACCCCAAGTCAATGGTAAACCCCAATGTGGTGCGTCTGGATAGTACTGATAGTATATATGCCAATCTTCTTCCTTAGCATCATACCACAACCCATTGGGATCGTTCATCCAACCTTCTTCTGGGGAATAATGGACAGCAGGTCTGTTCAAACTGAGAGAAGAGGACGAATTAGAAGTAGAATTCCATTCGCTAGCAATGGCACTAATATTAGCATCACGGCGGTGGATGACAGCAGCAGATGCCAAAGGCACCATTAATGACAACAACTTTAACATATTTTATTTCGCTTTGATGAGTGTGCTGCTTTAAGTCAAGGAGATGGCAAGGAAATGACACATACATATTGATATATTGAACCCTTCAGTTCCAATGGCCCCATCCAAtccatatatatatatatatatatatatataatcaATCATAATCATGTACTGGAGATGCACAGTTATCCGAGTTGTAATGGCCCTACCCTAATTGGGTTAATAACGCAAGGTGAGAATTGCCCTAAATAGCGAACAACGTACGTAAGTACGTCCCTTTGAAGGGTTGCCAATGTTTGTTGTATAAACAATTGCTCATTGCACATCCACACCTGCTCTGCAGATGTGGTAACACATCTGCCCAATAGCAAACGAAACCTTTTCTCTCATCAACCATTAAAATAAGGTAGACGGGATTTGAGAGCTTTACAGGCAAATCCATAAAAACAGTTAAAAGCAACGTGACCCCATACGATCACTGTTCTTTTCGATCAGCTGTCTCGTTTGGATGGGGTCTTACGTTGAGAATGGAACGGTAGTCCATTGGCTAACTTTATGGCCGTATCCCCACATGATGGATTCTAGTATACTTGTACCTTACATTCTGTTCTCTATGTACTCCATGTTCTTCTGATTAAGCTCAATTTCTGCTGGAAAGAAACGAACAGTGGGATTAAATGATAAACGAATGTGAATGGCATTGAGTTTATTCAAGTTCTTTGAGATGGGAAGGCCTGGTCATCGTAACATGGCGTTATTAGTGGCTGGATACTCTATGGTTTTTCCGCTATGCTGTGCCTCGGATAAATCTGGGGCGAAGGAAAAATATTGTGCCATTGCAAGTTATTCAGTCTTACCGTCTCGAGCCTTTAATAATATAGTTGTCTCACATAGTAAGTATTTAACAAAGTCGTAACAACATCTAATCTGGTTACGGTGCCTGTAGGTAATTGGTAAAGGTACGAATAGTAGAAGCCTTTGGATGGAAAATGGGtttcaaaaacaagaatACATTAGATATGTCAGTTACAATAtaaggaagaaatataaTATCGGAAGTTAACGATAGTATTAGTATTAGTATATACTCTTAAGTCAGTTCAGAACGACACGCCACAAGACATTGCTAGGAGGGATTGTGTGTGTGTATATAGTGGGAAATCAGATGAGTGAAATCTCTCTAGTCGGACTTACGTCTGATTCTGGACCATTTGTCATGGATCCAGTTAGCGACAGGGTCGTCGTCTTCAACGTCGACGTATTCACCCTGCTTGATGTTCTCATGGGCAACTTCGTTGGTCAATGGTGGGTCTCTTAAACATAGCGAGAAGACGAAGAGTGGCGCGGTGAATACCAAGGCAACCAGGACTTCGTATTTTTGCACGTATCTGTAAGCTTGGACAACACCATCTCTCACTGGAGTACCCCATGGATACTGGGCAATGTAAGTCAAAGGAGATCCGTAGAAGCTTGCTGCCAAAGTAGCGTCACCATCCAAGTGTTGGAGCAATTGTTTGTACAACAATTGGGTCCAGATAGCACCTGACACAGCTGATCCAACAGCTGAGCCGATTCTGTACATGGTGTAACTCAATGCGGTGACAGTGGCCATGTTTTCATGAGAAGTGACGGATTGGAGGGACACGGTGACTGGGTAAGTGAACATGGTGGTACCGAGACCCCAAACGACTAGCGCACCGATGATACCTTTATCAGAATTTTGACCGGATCTGAAATGGAACAAGATACCCATTGCGACCATCCATAGGGAACAACCAGCGATGATGAATGGCTTTAATCTGGTGAATCTAGTGATGAATAGCGCAAAGAAAGGCGAAAATACGGTGGAAGTGAAGGTACTGACACTGGAAATTCTGGTGGCAGAAGTGACACTTTCATTCACAGCAACCATCAAGATTGTGTACAAGTAACCTGCGGCCatggtgaagatgaagttgatCAAGAAGGCAATACACAAAGCAGCCCAAATACCACGGTCTCTCAACAACTTGAATGGAGCAATTGGTTCACGAGCCCATTTGGATTCCCATGCGATAAAGAATGGGATCAAGACGAAACCTAAGATGAATGGAGCAATGATATGTGGATTGTTCCATTTGTTTGAGATACCACCTGCTAGAGTCAATGGGACCAAGATACAACCAAGGATAATAATCATGAAGAAAACACCAATGACGTCCAATTTCCAAAACAATTGAACCAGACTTTGTACGAGCCCATGTGTTTGGTAGTAAGTCTTTTGAGAGGACAATTCTTTCCAGGCCTCGGTTTGTCTAGCTCTCCATTTCATATGTAGCATACAACCCAACAATGGCAAACAACTCAATGGGAAAATGAATGCCCACATAGCAATGTCCCAAGACCAATTTTGTTCTGGCTTGGCGACATCGACAATGTTACCAGAGATCCAAGTGTTGATAATAAATGGCCAAGTTGGCACGAACGAGTAGAACAACCTccatttcaaagaagagaaatcgGATAGGATCAATAGAACAATCAAGATAACTCCAACGTAACCGATGTTATAGAACACAGCACCTGCAGCGTACCTTTGAACGTCGTGAGCCTGAGATTCGATGATGGTACCAACAACATAAAAGACAATGGCAGTGACGAAAAGAGTAAAT harbors:
- a CDS encoding Zn(II)2Cys6 transcription factor (conserved hypothetical protein), translated to MVGTIEMKKVARSYMGCQKCKSLKKKCDEVKPHCGYCKKRGFQCDYSRTLKWGGRPFKDNRVSKKMKFEHTYVVEGICAVDLNAATGKQATKVKKNKKMITKKTVVVKEEEPVQEKQLQELVQELEKPPLSEPVIEIERVEEEGNSPQRVNMALVSSTPLSPLSLSLFDGSKDELDDSIAGSQRIGGFHNDDDDLVQSLDLEFFMPSISLPSLMIPDLLLQSPEMAESFDFFVNQTSKLLVPAPSSIYTRNPFFNFLPRMAMSNTALMNLLLVFGANHKHKILQYQELSNGDSSLVANDLLINTFTNLMGQLTNFDSRNSDSTLATILLLAAFDIFFGDKKQKWRTHVYGARKIMKERISNDTGSVMLSNNSADVEQEYFLLRWFAYTDIISSLSSTNSINNIHKLTTLRYEMETTIKDSLMQKMMLLKDIEYFTGMEVICLWLLAEISRLVNEKETATNNIFPQDLILRALELDHKMVSYLKASELKRNEIFQSYYLSKTDAITTESYGAYRILRATNQIFSLTGVLQLKRRVLGLPPSSPIVIELVKNITELIETWIEFGSSAETCIIFCIFSCGCELMAPELHHYRPLYLQHLLSLIQKGVSSAEQARNIVEECWSSNKQWWDIFKEKSLDVTFAL
- the BAT1 gene encoding branched-chain-amino-acid transaminase BAT1 (highly similar to uniprot|P38891 Saccharomyces cerevisiae YHR208W BAT1 Mitochondrial branched-chain amino acid aminotransferase homolog of murine ECA39 highly expressed during logarithmic phase and repressed during stationary phase), whose amino-acid sequence is MNYIGLRNCARAVSSRVSIPSRGIKSHILTSYRAMSLDASKVKITKVETPSKPRPNDELVFGQTFTDHMLTIEWTAENGWGVPEIKPYGNLSLDPSSCVFHYAFELFEGLKAYRTPDNKISMFRADKNMERMNKSAARICLPSFNSDELIKLIGKLIEQDKHLVPQGQGYSLYIRPTMIGTTNGLGVGTPDRALLYVITSPVGPYYKTGFKAVRLEATDYATRAWPGGVGDKKLGANYAPCILPQLQAAERGYQQNLWLFGPEKNITEVGTMNVFFVFKDSKTGKKELVTAPLDGTILEGVTRDSILQLARENLNSDEWIVSERYYTITEVEERAAKGELVEAFGSGTAAVVSPIKEIGWNGHDIQVPLLPGEQCGPLTKQVAEWIADIQYGRKEHKGWSRIVADLN
- a CDS encoding uncharacterized protein (weakly similar to uniprot|Q9A7D3 Caulobacter crescentus CC1790 Hypothetical protein CC1790), coding for MSFKFDDNGVVKTFHGNTIICHIPQQTDFFNRLLDFYRFAKRLSFYDKITLLPPSSYHVTIMNCCHEHDRSVGHWPTGLGADASISECHNHLAQLFKDANFRDQGTNPSGVELKVHIPPKDELPSSKPRSINVIVKPSNTSQETAIKQLRDSISALTGLEDPSHDSIKFHITLAYINEELKDSEVEELNSHLGNLHCILDRDCPVVQLGEPEFVTFEDMFYFHLVTKL
- a CDS encoding epoxide hydrolase (similar to uniprot|P53750 Saccharomyces cerevisiae YNR064C), with product MTDSRIQTFHTATLSNNTKVWYREAGDKSNPSIVLLHGYPTSSTMFRHLIPLISDKFHVIAPDLPGFGFTEVPEDYHYSFDNLAATVREFLKEINVTRFAIYVFDYGSPVGFRLALKDPSSITGIVTQNGNAYEEALGDEFWGFIKKYWQTTQTDPVFVKPLSQFIADRKNVDDQYFIGVKDKTAIEPAAYTLDFALLQRPGQTDIQLKLFHDYQNNLTIYPAIHEFLKAHRIPVLAAWGKNDYIFTPEGAEAFGKHAQKFKLTLLDSGHFALETHVQDIAHDINTFLHDNIAL
- the FZF1 gene encoding Fzf1p (some similarities with uniprot|P32805 Saccharomyces cerevisiae YGL254W FZF1 Transcription factor involved in sulfite metabolism sole identified regulatory target is SSU1 overexpression suppresses sulfite-sensitivity of many unrelated mutants due to hyperactivation of SSU1 contains five zinc fingers), producing the protein MEKRPKRYVCPIESCGKKYSRPCLLRQHVRSHTNEKPFHCPEPGCDKAFLRPSHLRVHMLSHSKVKPYNCSVCGKGFATKQQFQRHQQTHTQNQDDTSTYQCGYYGCPFNAPSKEALNEHVLELHLIHEILDQNPPLQTPPHWDNLQCQDSSCSGYPSFQSSLELLEHYDEYHIYIPESLLKYSFEENINTSSSEYSADGLYTDLE
- the SUC2 gene encoding beta-fructofuranosidase SUC2 (uniprot|Q9Y746 Kluyveromyces lactis KLLA0A10417g INV1 Invertase precursor), producing MLKLLSLMVPLASAAVIHRRDANISAIASEWNSTSNSSSSLSLNRPAVHYSPEEGWMNDPNGLWYDAKEEDWHIYYQYYPDAPHWGLPLTWGHAVSKDLTVWDEQGVAFGPEFETAGAFSGSMVIDYNNTSGFFNSSTDPRQRVVAIWTLDYSGSETQQLSYSHDGGYTFTEYSDNPVLDIDSDAFRDPKVFWYQGEDSESEGNWVMTVAEADRFSVLIYSSPDLKNWTLESNFSREGYLGYNYECPGLVKVPYVKNTTYASAPGSNITSSGPLHPNSTVSFSNSSSIAWNASSVPLNITLSNSTLVDETSQLEEVGYAWVMIVSFNPGSILGGSGTEYFIGDFNGTHFEPLDKQTRFLDLGKDYYALQTFFNTPNEVDVLGIAWASNWQYANQVPTDPWRSSMSLVRNFTITEYNINSNTTALVLNSQPVLDFTSLRKNGTSYTLENLTLNSSSHEVLEFEDPTGVFEFSLEYSVNFTGIHNWVFTDLSLYFQGDKDSDEYLRLGYEANSKQFFLDRGHSNIPFVQENPFFTQRLSVSNPPSSNSSTFDVYGIVDRNIIELYFNNGTVTSTNTFFFSTGNNIGSIIVKSGVDDVYEIESLKVNQFYVD